One part of the Terrimicrobium sacchariphilum genome encodes these proteins:
- a CDS encoding autotransporter-associated beta strand repeat-containing protein, giving the protein MKIPFPKLALALSVAAGIPSTHAADLIKADNSLNLKTAGTYAAPNDTVTNPSGSRIIFNNVFANTTASVNTAGISADSIVILDPGHAVTLSTGGTLTVGSLDLSEATQNLTISGSFATRMSGTTPSVTVKSGITLTINTAFYSNTNGGGTINITGDGTTNINGAITDGDAVKISRITKSGNGILTSTGSNTYTGQTTVSSGTLLINGSHTVSSGTTSATAYNVTGGILGGTGTINLSAVNSGVTLGSGAKLTAGGSGGASVESLTFALGTGSLDAKAAVGGANTGAFIFELGSNITPGSTYDQIIMTSGTLDIGTGLLEATDFDFTTLAGFGSGVYVLFDTASTISGTLGANTSVDLGNGYTGTLSLSDSNTNLILTVVPEPQTATLLCLALGMTFVFVARRRRRQS; this is encoded by the coding sequence ATGAAGATCCCCTTCCCCAAGCTGGCCCTTGCTCTGAGCGTTGCCGCAGGGATTCCCTCCACGCACGCTGCAGATTTGATCAAGGCTGATAATAGCCTGAACCTGAAGACTGCTGGCACCTATGCCGCTCCAAACGACACCGTTACCAACCCTTCAGGATCTCGTATTATCTTTAACAACGTTTTCGCGAACACTACCGCTTCAGTCAACACTGCGGGAATCAGCGCTGACTCTATTGTGATCCTCGATCCAGGACATGCGGTGACTCTATCCACAGGCGGAACACTCACCGTTGGCTCACTGGATTTATCCGAAGCCACCCAGAATCTCACCATTAGCGGCAGTTTTGCCACGCGGATGTCTGGAACCACTCCATCCGTTACGGTAAAAAGCGGAATCACGCTAACGATCAACACCGCCTTTTACTCCAACACGAACGGCGGCGGAACCATCAATATCACTGGAGATGGCACAACGAATATTAATGGCGCTATCACCGATGGGGATGCAGTCAAGATCAGCAGGATCACCAAAAGCGGAAATGGCATCCTGACTTCCACCGGCAGCAATACCTACACCGGACAAACAACTGTTTCGTCCGGAACGCTCCTCATCAACGGCTCCCACACGGTGAGTTCCGGCACGACATCGGCCACCGCCTACAATGTTACCGGCGGCATCCTCGGGGGAACTGGCACGATCAATCTTTCCGCAGTCAACTCCGGAGTCACGCTGGGATCGGGCGCGAAGCTGACCGCGGGAGGTTCCGGCGGAGCCTCCGTGGAAAGCCTCACCTTTGCCCTCGGCACGGGATCTCTCGATGCGAAAGCTGCCGTCGGAGGTGCCAATACAGGCGCGTTCATCTTTGAGTTGGGGTCGAACATCACCCCGGGGTCAACCTATGACCAGATCATAATGACCAGCGGCACGCTGGACATCGGCACGGGCCTGCTGGAGGCAACGGACTTCGACTTCACCACCCTCGCAGGATTTGGCTCAGGGGTTTATGTCCTCTTCGATACCGCCTCCACGATCTCGGGAACATTGGGAGCCAATACGAGCGTCGACCTGGGCAATGGCTACACAGGCACGCTCAGTCTTTCGGATTCCAATACCAACCTGATCCTCACCGTCGTACCCGAGCCGCAGACGGCCACCCTTCTCTGCCTCGCATTGGGAATGACATTCGTCTTCGTTGCCCGGCGCAGACGCCGGCAAAGCTAG
- a CDS encoding sigma-70 family RNA polymerase sigma factor has product MDQITSGEDQELMEGLMQRVPQALERLHRRYRTVLRSIIMQVLHDEAEAEDVLQEVFLQVWDRADSYSPRKGKLVSWLCTLARRRAIDRLRQHSAYRRATDRYEVSCNHPDKAVDETHVVERDAFRDDIRELLHQQIATLPPKQQQVIRLAYFENRSQREISALTDTPLGTVKTRIELGMKKLTHAFGGLRDKLV; this is encoded by the coding sequence ATGGATCAGATTACGTCGGGAGAAGACCAGGAGTTGATGGAGGGATTGATGCAGAGGGTCCCGCAGGCGCTTGAGCGTTTGCACCGGAGATATCGTACGGTTTTGAGATCGATCATCATGCAGGTGCTTCATGACGAAGCCGAGGCCGAGGATGTCCTCCAGGAGGTTTTTCTCCAGGTCTGGGACCGGGCCGACAGTTACTCTCCGCGCAAGGGCAAGCTGGTAAGCTGGCTTTGCACGCTGGCTCGTCGTCGGGCGATCGACCGCCTCCGCCAGCACAGCGCCTATCGCCGGGCCACGGATCGGTACGAGGTTTCGTGCAATCATCCGGACAAGGCCGTGGACGAGACGCATGTGGTGGAGCGCGATGCCTTCCGCGATGATATTCGGGAGTTGCTGCACCAGCAGATCGCGACACTGCCGCCCAAGCAGCAGCAGGTCATCCGGTTGGCATACTTTGAGAATCGGAGCCAGCGCGAGATTTCTGCTCTTACCGATACGCCGCTCGGGACCGTAAAGACCCGCATCGAACTCGGTATGAAGAAGCTCACTCACGCCTTTGGTGGCCTGCGCGACAAGCTCGTCTAG
- a CDS encoding RNA polymerase sigma factor — protein MSPEPDSAAMLRLQAGDDLALNELMDRWRTRVISYLIRMVSSQTTAVDLAQETFVRVYSSRLSYRPSATFSTWLFAIATNLARHHLRWQRRHPAVSLDDPVDGEALHDRLPSASGTPSGDAVKSEQAIAVKKAIGDLPQDLREAVILFEYEGMSHAEIAAVVGCSAKAVETRLYRARQILRQKLRFLL, from the coding sequence ATGAGTCCTGAACCTGACAGCGCTGCAATGCTGCGTCTCCAGGCGGGAGACGACCTCGCATTGAACGAATTGATGGATCGATGGCGCACACGTGTCATCAGCTATCTCATTCGAATGGTGTCCAGTCAGACCACGGCCGTCGACCTGGCGCAGGAGACCTTTGTCCGCGTCTATAGCAGTCGCCTGAGTTACCGTCCGTCAGCGACATTTTCCACCTGGCTTTTCGCCATCGCGACGAATCTGGCCCGTCATCACCTCCGCTGGCAGCGGAGGCACCCTGCGGTGTCCCTGGATGATCCCGTCGACGGAGAAGCTCTCCATGACCGACTGCCATCTGCTTCAGGCACGCCCTCCGGAGATGCTGTGAAATCCGAACAGGCCATCGCCGTGAAGAAGGCCATCGGCGATCTCCCTCAAGACCTTCGCGAAGCTGTGATCCTTTTCGAGTACGAGGGAATGTCCCATGCCGAGATAGCAGCCGTGGTCGGCTGCTCGGCAAAGGCCGTCGAGACCCGCCTTTACCGGGCGCGACAGATCCTTCGCCAAAAACTACGCTTCCTTCTCTAG
- the treZ gene encoding malto-oligosyltrehalose trehalohydrolase, whose product MIGATWTGNAVFYRVWAPKFSSVAVEVHRDGKTRAIALSRAEGGYFIGEDPEGRPGDTYGYRLNEGDQILPDPASRALSGGVHGRSLVIDPAAFNWTDQGWRSPALRDLVVYELHIGTFTQAGTFLAAKDRLPYLRTLGITAIELMPLADFPGTRNWGYDGVQIYAPASCYGTPDDLRSLVDAAHGEGIAVILDVVYNHLGPDGNYLSAFSPYYFHSRHHTPWGNGFNFDADHCAPVREYFRANPGYWMDEFHIDGFRFDAAHEIQDDTTPHILAEMTDEIHKRGGFAIAEDDRNEARMLTPTSQGGMGFDGVWADDFHHSIRVTLTGENHSYLGNFTGGATEAGAVLEEGWLYHGQKAPVTGKPRGTPGGHLPPHQFVHCLSNHDQVGNRAFGDRISQVTSLSGYRAISMLLCLSPYTPMLFMGQEWAATSPFLFFTDHNEKLGKLVIEGRRKEFASFPEFADAETRERIPSPQDQETFLKSKLRWDEVEREPHALVLSLYRECLQLRRKEAAFRPCARDGYRTECEKDTLRILWTGSDTEWLLVTHLGEACEISPGGTWQSVLSSEEIRFGGIRTAHSEVEALQFRGPESILLKRSLPGTRTK is encoded by the coding sequence ATGATCGGAGCAACCTGGACGGGAAATGCTGTGTTTTACAGGGTGTGGGCGCCAAAATTCAGTTCGGTTGCCGTGGAGGTTCATCGCGATGGGAAGACACGAGCCATAGCTCTCTCCCGAGCCGAAGGGGGATACTTCATCGGGGAGGACCCCGAGGGTCGGCCCGGCGACACCTATGGATATCGACTGAATGAAGGTGACCAAATACTCCCTGATCCCGCTTCTCGCGCCCTCAGCGGAGGAGTACATGGACGCTCTCTGGTTATCGATCCAGCCGCCTTCAACTGGACGGACCAAGGATGGAGGTCCCCCGCCTTGCGCGACCTGGTGGTCTACGAATTGCATATCGGGACGTTCACTCAGGCCGGGACATTCCTGGCGGCAAAGGATCGTCTGCCGTACCTCCGCACACTCGGGATCACTGCGATCGAACTCATGCCACTCGCAGATTTTCCCGGCACTCGTAACTGGGGATACGATGGAGTACAGATCTATGCTCCAGCGTCCTGCTACGGTACGCCAGATGACCTTCGGTCGCTCGTCGATGCAGCGCATGGCGAGGGCATCGCTGTGATCCTGGATGTCGTCTACAATCACCTCGGACCGGATGGGAACTACCTGAGCGCGTTCAGTCCCTACTACTTTCACTCCCGACATCACACCCCATGGGGAAACGGTTTCAACTTCGATGCCGACCATTGCGCCCCGGTGCGTGAGTATTTCCGGGCCAATCCGGGGTACTGGATGGACGAGTTTCATATCGACGGATTTCGTTTCGACGCAGCCCACGAGATTCAGGACGACACTACTCCGCACATTCTCGCCGAGATGACCGACGAGATTCACAAGCGGGGTGGTTTTGCCATCGCAGAGGATGATCGGAACGAAGCCCGGATGCTCACTCCGACATCGCAGGGTGGCATGGGATTTGACGGCGTATGGGCCGACGACTTTCATCACAGCATCCGCGTGACCCTCACTGGAGAAAATCACTCCTATCTCGGCAACTTCACCGGTGGAGCAACGGAAGCGGGAGCCGTTCTTGAGGAAGGCTGGTTGTACCACGGTCAGAAAGCTCCGGTGACCGGCAAGCCCCGAGGCACACCCGGCGGACATCTGCCGCCACATCAGTTCGTTCATTGCCTGTCCAATCACGACCAGGTGGGCAACCGCGCCTTTGGAGACCGGATCAGTCAAGTAACCTCACTCTCCGGCTATCGTGCCATCTCAATGCTGCTGTGCCTCTCTCCCTACACCCCGATGCTGTTCATGGGGCAGGAGTGGGCGGCCACATCGCCCTTTCTCTTCTTTACGGACCATAATGAAAAGCTGGGCAAGCTCGTCATCGAAGGCCGCCGCAAGGAGTTTGCCTCCTTTCCGGAATTTGCCGATGCGGAAACCCGGGAGCGCATACCGAGTCCGCAGGACCAGGAGACTTTCCTCAAATCCAAGCTACGATGGGATGAAGTGGAACGAGAGCCGCACGCGCTCGTCCTCTCCCTTTACCGCGAGTGCCTGCAGCTGCGGCGCAAGGAAGCCGCATTCCGTCCCTGCGCACGAGATGGCTATCGCACCGAATGCGAGAAAGACACTCTACGCATTCTTTGGACAGGCAGTGATACGGAATGGCTTCTCGTCACCCACCTTGGAGAAGCATGTGAGATCTCGCCCGGCGGCACCTGGCAGAGCGTGCTAAGCAGCGAAGAAATCCGCTTCGGCGGCATCCGTACGGCACACAGTGAGGTGGAGGCCTTACAGTTTAGAGGGCCGGAATCCATTCTCCTGAAACGATCTCTCCCCGGTACACGCACCAAGTGA
- a CDS encoding glycosyltransferase family 87 protein, giving the protein MPAASISTLWQNLWSFLDKLPAKRALVAALAIWIVYGTVISTIVAIQPTRRSATIEYQRATDNWWGGEKSLYRKKNGYLYLPQFAILYTPYEILPDRVGEPLWRLTCLGLLAGSLWAAAGHFTPRRKELIFLVATLLVLPASFSSARNGQVNMPLAGLFLLLAVTLAREKWWTSAILLGLTLILKPIAIAPILVCGVLFPRLRIPLAATLAAIIAMPFLHWNLSYAAGEYPAFFKNLTQAGKPTGHSWCDFAGMFKSFGMELPSPVQLGIRGLAGLGTLVLSWLALRRFDPVRGAFAVLFLNVTYLMLFNPRTETNSYIMLAAFAAVMGAYTGAFLKRIDYAAWWTAVAIILGSENYGNPIFPWTNLWLKALVASAIFVWLARQILSLPKTTSLPFQAAREAA; this is encoded by the coding sequence ATGCCCGCAGCAAGCATCTCGACTCTTTGGCAGAATCTCTGGTCCTTCCTGGACAAACTCCCTGCCAAACGCGCCCTGGTCGCCGCCCTCGCCATCTGGATCGTGTATGGCACCGTCATCTCGACCATCGTCGCCATCCAGCCGACCCGTCGTAGCGCCACCATCGAGTATCAGCGGGCTACCGACAACTGGTGGGGCGGCGAAAAGAGCCTGTATCGCAAAAAGAACGGCTATCTCTACCTGCCACAGTTTGCGATCCTCTACACCCCTTATGAAATCCTTCCCGATCGCGTCGGCGAACCTCTTTGGCGCCTGACCTGCCTCGGTTTGCTCGCGGGTTCACTGTGGGCTGCAGCGGGGCATTTCACCCCCCGGCGTAAGGAACTCATCTTTCTTGTCGCCACCCTGCTCGTCCTGCCGGCATCGTTTTCCAGCGCCCGCAACGGCCAGGTCAACATGCCCCTTGCAGGACTCTTCCTGCTGCTCGCAGTCACCCTCGCCCGAGAAAAATGGTGGACGTCCGCCATCCTGCTCGGGCTGACCCTGATCCTAAAGCCCATCGCCATCGCGCCGATCCTGGTCTGTGGAGTGCTCTTTCCCCGTCTGCGCATTCCGCTTGCTGCCACCCTCGCGGCAATCATCGCAATGCCCTTCCTGCACTGGAACCTCAGCTATGCCGCCGGGGAATACCCCGCGTTCTTTAAAAACCTCACCCAGGCGGGCAAGCCCACCGGACACTCCTGGTGCGATTTTGCCGGGATGTTCAAATCGTTCGGAATGGAACTTCCGTCCCCGGTGCAACTCGGTATCCGCGGCCTTGCCGGTCTCGGCACGCTCGTCCTCTCCTGGCTCGCGCTACGCAGATTTGATCCTGTCCGGGGGGCTTTTGCCGTGTTGTTCCTCAATGTGACGTACCTGATGCTCTTCAACCCTCGAACGGAGACCAACTCCTACATCATGCTGGCCGCCTTTGCAGCCGTCATGGGAGCATATACCGGAGCGTTCCTCAAACGCATCGACTACGCCGCGTGGTGGACTGCTGTCGCGATCATTCTGGGGTCCGAAAATTACGGCAACCCGATTTTCCCATGGACGAATCTCTGGCTAAAGGCCCTCGTAGCCTCCGCGATTTTCGTGTGGCTGGCCCGCCAGATCCTCTCACTGCCGAAAACCACCTCGCTGCCGTTTCAGGCGGCCAGGGAAGCGGCCTGA
- a CDS encoding beta-galactosidase, producing the protein MTSSEASRPLLIPGFRKILHGGDYNPDQWLNAPEIIDEDFRLMSLAGCNTFTLGVFGWTSYERDEGVYDFEWLDRIFDRMAGQGHKVILATPSGAKPAWMSQKYPEIRRVNAQGLREPHWHRHNHCWSSPVYREKVRAINERLADRYGQHPALAMWHISNELGNDDLQGQCFCSLCLEQWQRWLERKYGTLENLNRSWWAAFWSHEFTAWEQIDPRDWSVDSLSVDWLRFRNWQLQDWYEFEAGTVRPLSPGVPISTNFMGMHSWIDYAALSHKVDLVMDDQYPAYEIDDPDLIQSAAAISFKDNYYRCFKPDRPWMLVESCPDAPQWKSRMRPKPAAVHQLEMLQALGHGAEGTCYFQWRKGRGSREKLHGAVVDHSGRADGRVFRSVADLSLSYERLEPVLGSVPQPARVGLVYDLEARWGLEFSEGAARGNDAYDVVAGQHHFAFWERSIPVDIFPSEHDFTPYEILVLPQLWMLKSGVARRLESFVEQGGILVATSYLGICDETNLCLTGGWPGDGMMRLFGLWNEEYDTLPDGQKIALEPAVGAARGLGERLMASVLCGILRDVEAEVVATYSSGMFAGTPAITRNRHGRGEAWYIAPRLEADALRAFYRPLIERLSLESAWTGELPAGVSVQCRIGDGEDYVFIENFTPQPQVVSLAGMKVRNVLLGEVLDGALCLSPAGSAVLAIDSSH; encoded by the coding sequence ATGACATCATCTGAAGCTTCTCGCCCTTTGCTCATTCCGGGCTTCCGGAAAATCCTCCATGGTGGAGATTATAATCCCGACCAGTGGTTGAATGCTCCCGAGATCATTGACGAGGACTTTCGACTGATGTCACTGGCAGGATGCAATACCTTCACTCTCGGTGTTTTTGGCTGGACGAGTTACGAGCGCGACGAGGGTGTCTATGATTTTGAATGGCTCGACCGGATATTTGACCGGATGGCGGGGCAGGGTCACAAGGTGATCCTCGCCACACCTAGCGGGGCGAAGCCTGCCTGGATGTCGCAAAAGTATCCCGAGATCCGGAGGGTCAATGCCCAGGGGCTGCGGGAGCCGCACTGGCACAGGCATAATCACTGCTGGTCGTCGCCCGTTTACCGGGAGAAAGTGAGGGCGATCAATGAGCGTCTCGCTGATCGTTATGGCCAGCATCCGGCTCTGGCGATGTGGCATATCTCCAATGAGCTCGGCAACGACGATCTCCAGGGGCAGTGCTTCTGCTCTCTCTGCCTGGAGCAATGGCAGCGCTGGCTGGAGCGGAAGTACGGGACGCTGGAAAACCTGAACCGCTCCTGGTGGGCCGCCTTCTGGAGCCATGAGTTTACAGCCTGGGAGCAGATCGATCCCCGGGATTGGAGCGTCGACAGTCTCTCGGTGGACTGGCTGCGGTTTAGGAACTGGCAGCTTCAGGATTGGTATGAGTTTGAGGCGGGGACAGTTCGGCCGCTTTCGCCTGGTGTGCCGATTTCAACCAATTTCATGGGCATGCATTCGTGGATCGATTATGCCGCGCTCTCTCACAAGGTGGATCTGGTCATGGATGATCAATATCCGGCTTATGAGATCGATGATCCCGATCTCATCCAGTCCGCAGCGGCGATCAGCTTCAAGGATAACTACTATCGCTGTTTCAAGCCGGATCGCCCATGGATGCTGGTGGAGAGTTGTCCGGACGCGCCGCAGTGGAAGTCTCGCATGCGACCGAAGCCTGCGGCGGTGCATCAGTTGGAAATGCTTCAGGCCCTCGGACATGGTGCCGAGGGGACGTGCTACTTTCAATGGCGTAAAGGACGGGGAAGCCGGGAAAAACTCCACGGGGCGGTGGTGGACCACTCCGGTCGCGCCGATGGCCGGGTCTTTCGCAGCGTGGCAGATTTGTCCCTCAGCTATGAACGGTTGGAACCGGTTCTCGGCTCCGTGCCTCAACCAGCGCGCGTCGGCCTCGTTTACGACCTGGAGGCGCGGTGGGGATTGGAATTCTCCGAAGGGGCTGCTCGCGGCAATGATGCGTACGACGTGGTCGCAGGTCAGCATCACTTTGCCTTCTGGGAGAGGTCCATACCGGTGGACATCTTCCCATCCGAACACGATTTCACTCCCTACGAAATACTGGTTCTGCCTCAGCTCTGGATGCTCAAGTCCGGTGTCGCACGGAGGTTGGAATCCTTTGTCGAGCAAGGCGGCATCCTGGTGGCCACCTCATATCTCGGCATCTGTGACGAGACAAATCTTTGCCTCACTGGCGGCTGGCCTGGGGACGGGATGATGCGTCTCTTCGGCCTTTGGAACGAGGAATACGACACCCTTCCCGACGGGCAGAAGATCGCACTGGAACCCGCTGTCGGCGCTGCCCGTGGCCTGGGCGAGAGGCTGATGGCAAGCGTGCTTTGCGGCATCCTGCGCGATGTCGAGGCCGAGGTGGTCGCCACCTACTCGTCGGGGATGTTTGCGGGAACCCCTGCGATCACGAGAAATCGCCACGGAAGGGGCGAGGCCTGGTACATCGCTCCCCGATTGGAGGCTGACGCGTTGCGAGCATTTTACCGCCCTCTGATCGAGCGTCTGTCGCTGGAGAGCGCCTGGACGGGCGAGTTGCCTGCGGGTGTATCGGTCCAGTGCCGGATCGGTGACGGCGAGGACTACGTGTTTATCGAGAACTTTACGCCGCAGCCCCAGGTGGTTTCCCTGGCAGGGATGAAGGTGCGTAATGTGTTGCTCGGTGAAGTGCTTGACGGTGCTCTTTGCCTCTCGCCAGCAGGATCGGCCGTGCTGGCGATCGATTCATCGCACTAA
- a CDS encoding periplasmic heavy metal sensor, with protein MKRAISVLTVVLVAAFVALAVSRHVFANRSSMDWLRDEFHLTDAQMEKAAALHSEYEASCETMCRRIAETDARLASAIRSSTSITPEIAAAIAETDRVRTDCRIAMLSHFYQTAALMPESERQRYLDKVLPVVLHPGEMHDDHMR; from the coding sequence GTGAAAAGAGCAATCAGCGTTCTCACCGTCGTTCTCGTCGCCGCATTTGTGGCATTGGCAGTCTCCCGCCACGTATTCGCCAACCGTTCGTCGATGGACTGGCTCCGCGACGAGTTTCACCTCACCGACGCCCAGATGGAAAAGGCTGCGGCTCTGCACTCCGAGTATGAGGCCAGCTGCGAGACCATGTGCCGTCGCATCGCGGAGACAGACGCCCGGCTCGCATCGGCGATCCGCTCAAGCACCTCAATCACGCCGGAAATCGCCGCGGCGATCGCCGAGACCGACCGCGTCCGCACCGATTGCCGGATCGCAATGTTAAGTCACTTCTATCAAACCGCGGCCCTGATGCCTGAGAGCGAACGCCAGCGGTATCTGGACAAGGTATTACCGGTCGTCCTGCACCCTGGAGAAATGCACGACGATCATATGCGATGA
- a CDS encoding DUF3347 domain-containing protein gives MKRTLLLIAIAVSLAPGLLRAQSAELDEYVAVSAALAQDNLGSAKAAAEKLAREKGALSAPASQVAEAASLDAARESFRTLSAAAEKLASGQSGYYVFRCPMAGADWVQKSKDVQNPYMGKQMSSCGSIKDSTAPMKMGGCCG, from the coding sequence ATGAAAAGAACACTCCTTCTCATCGCCATCGCCGTATCCCTCGCGCCGGGGCTTCTCCGTGCACAGAGCGCTGAACTCGACGAGTACGTGGCGGTCTCCGCGGCACTCGCCCAGGATAACCTCGGCTCGGCCAAGGCGGCTGCGGAAAAACTCGCCCGGGAGAAGGGCGCTCTCTCAGCACCGGCCTCCCAGGTGGCGGAGGCAGCCTCCCTCGACGCAGCTCGCGAAAGCTTTCGCACGCTCAGCGCCGCCGCGGAGAAACTGGCCTCGGGCCAGTCTGGGTATTATGTTTTCCGTTGTCCCATGGCCGGAGCCGACTGGGTGCAAAAGAGCAAGGATGTGCAAAATCCCTACATGGGTAAGCAGATGTCCTCCTGCGGAAGTATCAAGGACTCCACTGCTCCCATGAAAATGGGCGGCTGCTGCGGCTAA
- a CDS encoding glycosyltransferase family 9 protein, producing the protein MSQLATNPKVLGFIDRWCGGTACAVLTVFRKLFGGKEMVTPEHRGLLFMKLAEQGSTVLASAAIRDAVQRHGRENVYFFVFQENRFILDALEVIPPENVLTVNTRNAFTMITSALQVVGRIRRMKLAACVDMEFFARSTAVLCYLTGIPIRVGFHAWHAGEGPFRGDLFTRRLRYNPHLHSSVTFRSLVAAVDDRDPDMMPRFDWHADEELLPLPHFQPTPEEVASVRALVAETTSPDRKALVLLNANASDLLPLRRWPNENYLELARRVLALSEHYYIGFTGGPAEAKKVAGIVAELNHPRVVCFAGRTTLRELLALYNESDVLVTNDSGPAHFAALTSVETVVLFGPETPKLFGTLSPNTQSITAGLACSPCVSALNNRQTNCRDNVCMRRISVDQVFQAVTIALERRQAASLAA; encoded by the coding sequence ATGAGCCAACTTGCCACCAATCCCAAAGTCCTCGGTTTCATTGATCGGTGGTGTGGCGGGACCGCCTGCGCGGTTCTTACCGTTTTTCGCAAGTTATTCGGCGGCAAGGAAATGGTAACCCCGGAGCACCGTGGGCTGCTCTTTATGAAGCTCGCGGAGCAGGGGTCTACCGTCCTGGCCAGCGCGGCCATCCGTGATGCTGTCCAACGTCACGGTCGCGAAAATGTCTATTTTTTCGTTTTTCAGGAAAATCGCTTCATTCTCGACGCGCTCGAGGTGATCCCGCCGGAGAACGTTCTCACCGTGAATACGAGGAACGCCTTCACCATGATCACGAGCGCCCTTCAGGTCGTGGGGCGGATCCGCCGGATGAAACTCGCGGCATGTGTGGACATGGAGTTTTTTGCTCGCTCCACGGCGGTGCTATGCTACCTGACCGGCATCCCGATCCGGGTGGGCTTTCATGCCTGGCATGCGGGCGAGGGACCGTTCCGGGGAGATCTCTTTACGCGTCGACTGCGGTACAATCCGCATCTGCACAGTAGCGTGACGTTCCGGTCTCTGGTGGCGGCGGTCGATGATCGGGACCCCGACATGATGCCGCGCTTTGACTGGCATGCAGATGAGGAACTCCTTCCGCTGCCCCATTTCCAACCGACTCCCGAGGAGGTGGCTTCCGTCCGCGCCCTCGTGGCCGAGACGACCAGCCCGGATCGCAAGGCGCTCGTGCTCCTCAATGCCAATGCCAGCGATCTTCTGCCGTTGCGGCGGTGGCCCAATGAGAACTACCTTGAGCTCGCCCGTCGCGTGCTTGCCTTGTCCGAGCACTACTATATCGGTTTCACCGGCGGTCCCGCCGAGGCAAAGAAGGTCGCGGGTATTGTCGCGGAACTCAACCACCCACGAGTCGTGTGTTTTGCAGGTCGTACGACGTTGCGCGAGCTTCTCGCTCTTTATAATGAGTCCGACGTGCTGGTGACGAACGACAGCGGGCCGGCGCATTTTGCGGCTTTGACCTCGGTGGAGACGGTGGTGCTCTTCGGCCCCGAGACGCCGAAGCTCTTTGGCACACTCTCACCCAACACGCAGTCCATCACCGCCGGGCTGGCCTGCAGCCCATGCGTGAGTGCGCTGAATAATCGCCAGACGAACTGCCGCGACAATGTTTGCATGCGGCGTATTTCTGTGGATCAAGTCTTTCAGGCCGTCACCATCGCGCTTGAGCGGCGTCAGGCCGCTTCCCTGGCCGCCTGA
- a CDS encoding metal-sensitive transcriptional regulator codes for MSNDLHHHPEDETKALKARLRRIVGQLNGIERMLEADRDCADVLMQLVSARKALKSLSERVVNIHMNHCIEGAQHPEEGKRRLRELLSVLERYVE; via the coding sequence ATGTCGAATGACCTGCATCACCACCCGGAAGATGAAACCAAGGCGCTTAAAGCGCGTCTGCGCCGCATCGTTGGACAGCTTAACGGCATCGAGCGAATGCTGGAGGCCGACCGGGATTGCGCGGATGTGCTGATGCAGCTCGTCTCGGCGCGGAAAGCGTTGAAGTCGCTTTCCGAGAGGGTGGTGAACATCCACATGAACCACTGCATCGAGGGTGCCCAGCATCCGGAGGAGGGCAAGCGCCGCCTGCGCGAACTCCTCTCCGTGCTGGAGCGATACGTCGAATAG